A part of Amycolatopsis lurida genomic DNA contains:
- a CDS encoding TIGR03667 family PPOX class F420-dependent oxidoreductase, whose product MSYRPDPRLAERAKENVAWLTTISPKGRPSPRPVWFVLEGDDIIVFSRPDTAKTRHIEGNPEVSLHFNSDEHGGSILVIGGKAEILPDGVASEQPGFLEKYEKHYPAIDYDVPKFDREYHVRIRIRPERTWGF is encoded by the coding sequence ATGAGCTACCGACCCGACCCGCGGCTCGCCGAGCGGGCGAAGGAGAACGTCGCCTGGCTGACCACGATCAGCCCGAAGGGCCGTCCTTCGCCCCGCCCGGTGTGGTTCGTGCTCGAAGGTGACGACATCATCGTCTTCAGCCGGCCGGACACGGCGAAGACCCGCCACATCGAAGGCAACCCCGAGGTCAGCCTTCACTTCAACTCCGACGAGCACGGCGGCTCGATCCTGGTGATCGGCGGCAAGGCCGAGATCCTGCCGGACGGCGTCGCGTCGGAGCAGCCGGGCTTCCTCGAAAAATACGAGAAGCACTATCCGGCGATCGACTACGACGTCCCGAAATTCGACCGGGAGTACCACGTCCGGATCAGGATCCGGCCTGAACGCACCTGGGGGTTTTAG
- a CDS encoding superoxide dismutase family protein: protein MRPVPVLSLVLSAAALALTAGAGPATAVPGSRVHVITAKSGLTSYKPELVPPGARAHVFGLTSKAHGTSTAILVTGLLPNREYGAHAHTKPCGATGDLAGPHYQNVEDPVKPSVDPAYANPRNEIWLDLTTDATGRGAAVSKVDWTFTDRRANSIVIHETHTHTHPGHAGTAGARLACVTVGF, encoded by the coding sequence ATGCGCCCCGTCCCCGTACTCTCGCTTGTCCTGTCCGCGGCCGCACTGGCCCTGACCGCAGGCGCCGGACCGGCCACCGCCGTCCCCGGCTCCCGCGTCCACGTGATCACCGCCAAGAGCGGCCTCACGAGCTACAAACCCGAACTGGTGCCGCCCGGCGCCCGCGCGCACGTCTTCGGGCTGACGTCCAAGGCCCACGGCACCTCGACCGCGATCCTCGTGACCGGCCTGCTGCCCAACCGCGAATACGGTGCCCACGCCCACACGAAGCCGTGCGGTGCCACCGGTGATCTCGCCGGGCCGCACTACCAGAACGTCGAAGACCCGGTGAAGCCGTCGGTGGATCCGGCCTACGCCAACCCCCGCAACGAGATCTGGCTCGACCTCACCACCGACGCCACCGGCCGCGGCGCCGCCGTGTCCAAAGTGGACTGGACGTTCACCGATCGGCGCGCGAACTCCATCGTGATCCACGAAACGCATACGCACACCCACCCTGGCCACGCCGGGACGGCCGGCGCCAGGCTGGCCTGCGTGACCGTCGGCTTCTAG
- a CDS encoding DMT family transporter, protein MEGNVSSNPPDRTWLVAVAAALWGTDGLLRLPLAEALPAATVVFWEHLLVVLVLSPLIPGAIRALRRTGPREWLAVLAIGGGSSALATAMFTAAFKLGDPVTPLVLQKLQPVFAVLAAYFVLRERVRPGYALFAIPALLGAWLLAFKDPLNIQVAAAKAALLAVGAAALWAAGTVLGRLLSTELAPKEVTTLRFTVGLPVSAGIVAYQGGQFAVGWDNALGLALLALVPGLLALSLYYVGLRSTPAARATLAELAFPVTAAVIGVLCLNADLSGTQWLGLAVVVVSVTSLGWHEKVRRQPMVLEPLNGRAHRRDEERTPDPQRQ, encoded by the coding sequence ATGGAAGGAAATGTGAGTAGCAACCCTCCGGATCGCACCTGGTTGGTCGCGGTCGCCGCCGCTCTTTGGGGGACCGACGGCCTTTTGCGGCTCCCGCTCGCCGAGGCGCTCCCGGCGGCCACGGTCGTTTTCTGGGAGCACCTGCTGGTGGTGCTCGTGCTGAGCCCCCTCATCCCCGGCGCCATCCGGGCGCTGCGCCGGACCGGCCCTCGGGAATGGCTGGCCGTGCTCGCCATCGGCGGCGGATCTTCCGCGCTCGCGACGGCGATGTTCACCGCGGCCTTCAAACTGGGCGACCCCGTGACGCCGTTGGTGCTGCAGAAGCTCCAGCCGGTGTTCGCCGTGCTGGCGGCGTATTTCGTGCTCCGTGAGCGGGTCCGCCCGGGGTACGCCTTGTTCGCGATCCCCGCACTGCTCGGTGCCTGGCTGCTGGCCTTCAAGGATCCGCTGAACATCCAGGTCGCCGCGGCGAAGGCGGCGCTGCTGGCGGTCGGCGCGGCCGCGTTGTGGGCGGCGGGCACGGTGCTCGGACGGCTGCTCTCCACCGAGCTGGCGCCGAAGGAGGTCACCACGCTGCGCTTCACGGTCGGGCTGCCGGTCTCGGCGGGAATCGTGGCGTACCAGGGCGGCCAGTTCGCGGTCGGCTGGGACAACGCGCTCGGGCTCGCCTTGCTCGCGCTGGTCCCCGGCTTGCTGGCGCTGAGCCTGTACTACGTGGGCCTGCGGTCGACGCCCGCGGCCAGGGCGACGCTCGCGGAGTTGGCGTTCCCCGTCACGGCCGCCGTGATCGGCGTATTGTGCTTGAACGCCGATTTGTCGGGTACTCAGTGGCTGGGCCTCGCCGTGGTCGTGGTGTCAGTGACTTCGCTCGGCTGGCACGAAAAGGTCAGGCGTCAACCGATGGTCTTGGAGCCGCTGAATGGTCGAGCACACCGGCGAGACGAAGAACGAACGCCTGACCCGCAACGTCAATGA
- a CDS encoding DUF6328 family protein: MVEHTGETKNERLTRNVNELLQELRVAQAGVQILFGFLLTVVFTDEFHEASGFEKSVHLTAVLLTVCSTVLLTAPAAWHRLLFRTGNRERILTVGNRSVLVGLGCLAAAITTTVALIAKVVFGPIAMTILGVVTAVLFVVMWLVVPKKIDRNGD, translated from the coding sequence ATGGTCGAGCACACCGGCGAGACGAAGAACGAACGCCTGACCCGCAACGTCAATGAGCTCCTGCAGGAGCTGCGGGTCGCGCAGGCCGGTGTCCAGATCCTCTTCGGTTTCCTGCTCACGGTGGTCTTCACCGACGAGTTCCACGAGGCGAGCGGATTCGAGAAATCCGTCCACCTGACGGCGGTCCTGCTCACGGTCTGTTCGACGGTGCTGCTGACGGCGCCCGCCGCGTGGCACCGGCTGCTGTTCCGCACCGGGAACCGTGAGCGGATCCTCACCGTCGGCAACCGGTCCGTCCTGGTCGGGCTCGGCTGCCTCGCGGCCGCCATCACCACCACCGTCGCGCTCATCGCCAAGGTCGTCTTCGGCCCGATCGCGATGACGATCCTCGGCGTGGTGACGGCGGTGCTGTTCGTCGTCATGTGGTTGGTGGTGCCGAAGAAGATCGACCGCAACGGCGACTGA